From the genome of bacterium HR17:
TGCGGGAAGTCGTGCGGGAATTAGAAGGTGAAACGGTCCTTGCCTACCCGCTCCCCGATGCGAAGATACCTTTCCGCTGCTTCCGTTACGACCCGAAAACAGGCGCGTGGCGCCCCGATTGGGGGGTGCTGGCGCTTCTGATGCCACCGTCGCTGACAGCGATGAGCGTCCTTTACCTCTTCTGGTGCAAGGGATGTCCGAGAGACACCCAAAGCGTCCGAAGGTCAGACAGATTTCGCCGATAGAACCAGGCAAACTTGTTGCACTAAACTTTAGAGACGGCGAACCGTAAAGAAACACCGCAAGGAGGACTGATAGGGGATGCAGTGGCGACATGCGCTGACGCTGTTGGGTTCCTTAGCTATTGCCGTGGGACTGAGTTGTGCGCGAAGCCCAGAACCCCAACCCATCCAAAAAACGGGGGCGGCGCGGGGCAACGCGACGATCAAAGGGGTCGTTAAATTCACAGGCACACCCCTCAAGCCCCGCATGATTAGCATGAAGCAGGACAAAAAGTGCGACGCTTTGCACAAGGGTAAACCCGTTCCATCTGACGAATTCGTCCTGAACAAAAACGGAACGCTCAAATGGGTGCTCGTTTATGTCAAGAACCCACCAAAGGGCAATTACAAGCCACCGAGCAAACCCGTTGAGTTGGACCAAAAGGGTTGCCACTACACGCCCCATGTCTTCGGGATTATGGTCGGGCAAACCTTAGAAATCGTCAACTCCGACGGTTTTCTGCACAATGTCCACTTTGTCGGCAAGAAAAACCCGCAGTTCAATCAGGCACAACCGACCAGCGCCGTCAAGATCCGCAAACAGTTCAGGTCGCCCGAGTTGCCCCCTGACAGTTACTTCAAGTGCGATGTCCACCCGTGGATGAAGGCGTGGGTCGGTATCTTTGACCATCCCTTCTTTGCCGTGACAGACGACAGCGGTTCTTTCACCATCAGCGGATTGCCTGCAGGCACTTACGAAATTGAAGCGTGGCACGAACGGTTGGGCAAGCAAACGCAAAAGGTGACGGTAAAGGCAGGCGAGACAAAGACCATCACTTTCACTTTCAAGCGATGAAACCGTGCCCAAAGGGGCAGGGGACACCGCAATGTCCCCTGCCTTTTGGGTGAGCGAGGTGTGATGGTTGATGCGCCGTAAGCGCGGGCAAATGGATGGCGTTGTGTTAGCGCTGCTGTTGGTGCTCTTGGTGCTCGCGGCAGCGATCACCGTCGCAGGCTCCAAAAAGTTCGGGTGGTGGCTGAGACCGCTGGCGTCCGAACACGGTGCCGCCATTGACCGTTTGTTTGTCACCACCCTGGTCATCACGGGAGTTGTCTTCATCTTGGTGCAACTGCTGTTGGCGTTTTTGGTGTTCCGCTACCGGGGGGAAGCAGGACGACGCGCTGTCTTTTATCCCGATAACCCGCGTCTGGAATTGGCGTGGACGATTGTGCCCGCTGTGATTTTGACCATGTTGATTTTGAGCGGTGGTCGGCTGTGGTCCCGCATCCAACTCAGTTCGCCTCCACCCGACGCCTTCGTCGTGGAGGTGTGGGGGCAACAGTTTAAGTGGGCAATTCGTTACCCTGGCAAAGACGGCAAGTTTGGACGCGTAGACATGCGCCTCATCAGCGGCGACAACCCTCTGGGCATCGACACCAAAGACCCCGCCAGCAAAGACGACATCTTTTTCCCGGCGGGTGAAGGTGAACTCCATGTGCCCGTCAACAAACCTGTCGTCGTTTACCTGCGCTCCAAAGATGTCATCCACAGTTTCTATGTCCCGCACTTTCGGGTCAAGCAAGATGCC
Proteins encoded in this window:
- the coxM_1 gene encoding Alternative cytochrome c oxidase subunit 2; the protein is MRRKRGQMDGVVLALLLVLLVLAAAITVAGSKKFGWWLRPLASEHGAAIDRLFVTTLVITGVVFILVQLLLAFLVFRYRGEAGRRAVFYPDNPRLELAWTIVPAVILTMLILSGGRLWSRIQLSSPPPDAFVVEVWGQQFKWAIRYPGKDGKFGRVDMRLISGDNPLGIDTKDPASKDDIFFPAGEGELHVPVNKPVVVYLRSKDVIHSFYVPHFRVKQDAVPGMVTRVWFVPTRKGQFEIACAELCGQGHYTMRGILIVEDEAQVQEWLAQQSTVADLIP